Genomic segment of Mycolicibacterium sarraceniae:
GACCTCCAGCAGTCCCGGCTCGTCGGCCCGGCACTCGTCGATGACCAGCGGGCAGCGTGGTGCGAATGGGCAGCCCGGCCCCAGGTCCGGCAGCGCGGGCGGCGCGCCGGGAATGGGCACCAGCCGGGTGCCCTGCGGCGCATCGAGCCGCGGAACCGAGCCCAATAGTCCTGCGGTGTAGGGCATTCGGCGGTCGCGATACAGGTCGCTTACGCCGGCCACCTCGACCGCACGCCCGGCGTACATCACCAGTGCGCGGTCGGCGAATTCGGCGACCACACCCAGGTCGTGGGTGATGATCAGCACGCCCGCATCGGTGACGTCACGCGCGGTCTTGAGGACCTCGAGGATCTGGGCCTGCACGGTCACATCGAGTGCGGTCGTCGGCTCATCGCAGATCAACAGGTCGGGATCGTTGGCGATCGCGATGGCGATCACCACTCGCTGCCGTTCCCCGCCGGACAGTTCGTGCGGGAAGGCCCGCGCCCGCCGCTCAGGCTGGGCGATGCCGACGAGCTCCAGCAGCTCGGTAGCTCGCTTACGCGCCGCCTGCTTGCCGACGCTGCGGTCGTGCACGGTGATGGCCTCGGCGATCTGATCGCCGACGGTGTAGACCGGTGTCAGAGCCGACATCGGGTCCTGGAACACGGTGCCGATGCGCAGGCCCCGGATCTTCGACATCTCGGCGTCGGGCAGCCCCAGTAGTTCCTGCCCGGCCAGTCGCACCGAGCCGGACACTGTGGCGTATTCGGGCAACAGACCGATGACCGCCATCGCCGCCGCGGATTTCCCCGAACCGGATTCCCCGACCATCGCGACCACCTCGCGCGGCCGGATCTCGTAGCTCAGGCCGCGCACTGCGGTGAGATCGTCTCCGGCGCTGGGGAAGCTGACGGCGAGGTCGGTGACCTCCAGCAGGCGCTCGCTCATGACTTGATCTTCTTCTTGCGGCCCCGGCGCAAATTGGCGCTACCGGGGTCGAGGGCGTCGCGAAGTCCGTCACCGGTGAGGTTGGCGCACACCAGGATCAGCACCAGCACGCCGGCCGGGAACAGGAACACCCACGGGAACGTCGTCGCCGACTTGGTGCCGTCGGCGATCAAGGTGCCCAGCGAGACGTCCGGGGGTTGAATACCGAAACCCAGGAAGCTTAAACCGGTTTCGGCCAGGATCGCGACGGCGACGTTCAGCGCGGCGTCGATGATCAGGATCGAGGCCACGTTGGGGATGATGTGACGGCTGATGATCCGCGAGCTCGACACGCCCATATACCGTGCCGCCTTGACGAATTCGCGCTCGCGCAGGCTCATCGTCAGACCGCGCACCATCCGGGAGCTGACCATCCAGCTGAACCCGGCCAGCAGCACGATGAGCAGCGCGACGTTCGCAGAGCCTTTGGTGATCGGGGTCAGGATCGCGATCAGGATGAAGCTCGGCACCACCAGAAGCAGGTCCACCACCCACATCAGCGTCCGGTCGCGCCAGCCGCCGAAGTAGCCGGCGATCGAGCCGACGGTGGCAGCGATACCCGTCGAAATGACCGCTACGCACACCCCGATGAGCATCGACTTCTGCATTCCGCGCAGAATCTGGGCCAGCAGGTCCTGGCCCAATGCGTTGGTGCCGAACCAATGATCGGTACTGGGCGGGTCCTGTAGCGCGTAGAAGTCGAGTTCGGTGTAGGACCAGGGCAGTAGCGGCGGCAGCGCGTAGCAGCCGATGAAGAGCAGTGCCAGCACGATCAGGGAGGCCATCGCCGCCCGGTTGCGCGCGAACCGGCGCAACACCAGGGCGCGCCGGGACGCGAACTCCTCGGGCTTGACCCCGGAGCGCGCGGAGGTGTCCGTTCCGGTCATGTCACCCTCACCCGCGGATCCAGGATCGCGTAGATCACATCGGACAGCAGGCCGGCCAACAACACAACTGCGCCGGAGAACACCGTGATCGCCGCGACGATGTTGGTGTCTTGGGTGGCGATGCCCTGCACGACCCACTCACCCATACCGTGCCACCCGAAGATCTTCTCCACGAACACTGCCCCGGTGACCAAACCCGCGACACCATAGGCAAATAGCGTCGCCATCGGGATTAGGGCGGTGCGCAGTCCGTGCTTGAACAGGGCTTGCCGCCGGGTCAGCCCCTTGGCCCGCGCGGTGCGGATGAAGTCCTGGCCGAGGACGTCGAGCATCGCATTGCGTTGGTAGCGGCTGTAACCCGCGATCGCACCGAGCGCCAGGGTGACGCTGGGCAGGATTAGGTGTTGCAGCCGGTCGATGAACTGATTCCACGGGCCGCCGATCGCGTCGGGCGAGGTTTCTCCGGTGTAGGAGAAAATCTGAAGCCCCAGAACCGAATTGACATTCAGCGCCGCCAGGATCATCAGGTTGGCGATCACGAACGTCGGCGTACTGATCACCAGTAGTGACAGCAGTGTGATCACCCGATCGGATAATCGGTATTGGCGGATCGCGCCCCATGCGCCGACCACCACCCCGATCACGGTGCCCAACACCGAGCCGATGATTAGCAGCCGGAGGCTGACGCCGATGCGGCGCCACAGTTCGTCGGCCACGGGCTGGCCCGTGACCGTCGTGCCAAAATCACCGCGCACCGCACCGGCCACCCAGTGGGCATAGCGCAGCGGTATCGGCTTGTCGAGATCGAGCTCGGCGGCCTTGGCGTCGATCACGGCTTGGGGCGGCCGCGGATTACGTTGCAACAGGCTGTTCAAGGGAGTGAACGTCAGCGAGGTCAAAGAGAACGTCAGGAACGACGCCAACGCCAGCAGCACCAGGTAGTTGAGCAGCCGACGCGCCAGGAATCGCGTCATCGGGCGCGCTCGGCCACAGGGTGCATGCAGCACAGGGTAGGAGATGCCGGGGGTGAACGACCGCAAGACCCGGGCGTTTATCGCCGTGGCTCGTGGATAAGCAACCCGACGTGGATGCCAGCATGGTCTCGGCTTCTGCACTTAACTCTTGACTTCATCCAGAGTGCTCGCTACATTACCGGCTAGCTTTGTAATTCTGGTCAATCCAACCAACTTTACGAGGAAACCAATGGCAAGTCCGGTGGTCGAAAGCCCCGCGCCGGGGCAATACGAGCTGAGCCACTTACGGTCCCTTGAGGCCGAGGCAATCCACATCATCCGCGAGGTCGCTGCCGAGTTCGAACGGCCGGTGCTGTTGTTCTCGGGCGGTAAGGACTCGATCGTGATGCTGCACCTGGCGATCAAGGCCTTCGCCCCCGGACGGCTGCCGTTCCCGGTGATGCACGTCGACACCGGGCACAACTTCGACGAGGTGATCTCCACCCGCGACGAACTGGTCGAGCGGTACGGGTTGCGACTGGTGGTCGCGAGCGTGGAAGAGGACATCGACGCCGGCCGGGTGGTGGACAACGGCCCGTCGCGCAACCCACTGCAGACCGTGACGCTGTTGCGCGGAATCCGCGAGAACAAGTTCGACGCCGCGTTCGGCGGGGCGCGGCGCGACGAGGAGAAGGCCCGCGCCAAAGAGCGGGTGTTCAGCTTCCGCGACGAGTTCGGCCAGTGGGACCCCAAGGCTCAGCGCCCCGAACTGTGGAACCTCTATAACGGACGCCACCGCAAGGGTGAGCACATCCGCGTATTCCCGTTGTCGAACTGGACCGAGTACGACATCTGGGCCTACATCGGGGCCGAGGAGATCACCCTGCCGGCGATCTACTACTCCCACACCCGCCCGGTCTTCCAGCGCGACGGAATGCTCTTGGCCGTCCACGAATTCATGCAACCGGGTGCCGAGGAGCCGGTGTTCGAGACCGCGGTGCGATTCCGTACCGTCGGCGATGTCACGTGCACCGGGTGCGTGGAGTCCACCGCTGTCACCGTCGATGAGGTGATCGCCGAGACCGCACTGTCGCGACTGACCGAACGTGGCGCCACCCGCGCCGACGACCGGATCTCTGAAGCTGGTATGGAAGACCGTAAACGGGAGGGCTACTTCTGATGGCGACACTATTGCGGATTGCCACCGCCGGATCGGTCGATGATGGTAAGTCGACACTGATCGGCCGCCTGCTCTACGACTCCAAAGCCGTGATGGAAGACCAGCTTGCCGCCGTCGAGCGGACGTCGCGGGAACGCGGCAACGACTACACCGACCTTGCACTGGTGACCGACGGGCTGCGGTCCGAGCGCGAGCAAGGCATCACCATCGATGTCGCGTACCGCTACTTCGCTACGGCCAAGCGGAAATTCATCATCGCCGACACCCCGGGGCACATCCAGTACACCCGCAATATGGTCACCGGCGCGTCGACCGCACAGCTGGTCATCGTCCTGGTCGACGCGCGTCACGGCCTGCTCGAGCAGTCCCGCCGCCACGCGTTCCTGGCCTCACTGCTGGGCGTTCAGCACATCGTGCTGGCGGTCAACAAGATGGACCTCATCGATTGGGACCGTCAGCGTTTCGAGGCAATCCGCGATGAATTCCACGCCTTCGCCGCCCGACTCGACATTCACGACGTCACCACGATCCCGATGTCAGCGCTCAACGGCGACAACGTGGTCACCAAGTCGGACAAGGCTCCCTGGTATGACGGCCCCTCGCTGCTGAGCCACCTCGAGGACGTCTACATCGCCGGCGACCGCAACCTGGTCGACGTGCGCTTCCCGGTGCAGTATGTGATCCGGCCGCAGACGAAAGAACACGCCGACCACCGCAGCTACGCGGGCACCGTCGCCAGCGGTGTGATGCGTCCCGGCGACGAAGTCGTGGTCCTGCCGAGCGGAAAGACCAGTCGTATCACCACGATCGACGGTCCCACCGGCCCGGTCACCGAAGCGTTCCCGCCGATGGCGGTATCGATCAGCCTGGCCGACGATGTCGACATCTCTCGTGGTGACCTGTTGGCCCGGCCGCAGAACCAGCCGATGCCGACGCAGGAATTCGATGCCATGGTGTGCTGGATGGCCGACGACAACGCGCTGGAGCCCGGCCGCGACTACATCATCAAACACACCACCCGCACTACCCGGGCACGGGTCGGCGCACTGGACTATCGCCTGGACGTCAACACCCTGCACCGGGACAAGAGCGCAACGGCGTTGAAGCTCAACGAACTCGGCCGCGTGACCCTGCGCACCCAGGTGCCGCTGCTGCTCGACGAATACTCCCGCAATGCGGCCACCGGATCGTTCATCCTCATCGATCCCGACACCAATGTGACTGTCGCTGCGGGCATGGTTCGCGATACAGCTCCGACCGCCGGCCGCGCCGCATCACCCAACACGGTGCGTCATCAGTCGCTGGTGACCGCTGGTGACCGGCTGACCAAGGGGCGCACCTTGTGGTTCACCGGCCTATCCGGGTCCGGCAAGTCGTCAGTGGCCGTGCTGGTAGAGCAGAAACTGCTCGAACATGGTTCTCCCACTTACATTCTCGACGGTGACAACCTGCGTCACGGACTCAATGCCGACCTCGGCTTCTCGATGGCAGACCGTGCCGAGAACCTGCGCCGGCTGGCCCACATCGCCACGCTGATGGCCGATGCCGGCCTGACGGTTCTGGTGCCGGTCATC
This window contains:
- the cysD gene encoding sulfate adenylyltransferase subunit CysD, giving the protein MASPVVESPAPGQYELSHLRSLEAEAIHIIREVAAEFERPVLLFSGGKDSIVMLHLAIKAFAPGRLPFPVMHVDTGHNFDEVISTRDELVERYGLRLVVASVEEDIDAGRVVDNGPSRNPLQTVTLLRGIRENKFDAAFGGARRDEEKARAKERVFSFRDEFGQWDPKAQRPELWNLYNGRHRKGEHIRVFPLSNWTEYDIWAYIGAEEITLPAIYYSHTRPVFQRDGMLLAVHEFMQPGAEEPVFETAVRFRTVGDVTCTGCVESTAVTVDEVIAETALSRLTERGATRADDRISEAGMEDRKREGYF
- a CDS encoding dipeptide ABC transporter ATP-binding protein, which produces MSERLLEVTDLAVSFPSAGDDLTAVRGLSYEIRPREVVAMVGESGSGKSAAAMAVIGLLPEYATVSGSVRLAGQELLGLPDAEMSKIRGLRIGTVFQDPMSALTPVYTVGDQIAEAITVHDRSVGKQAARKRATELLELVGIAQPERRARAFPHELSGGERQRVVIAIAIANDPDLLICDEPTTALDVTVQAQILEVLKTARDVTDAGVLIITHDLGVVAEFADRALVMYAGRAVEVAGVSDLYRDRRMPYTAGLLGSVPRLDAPQGTRLVPIPGAPPALPDLGPGCPFAPRCPLVIDECRADEPGLLEVGHEHSAACIRTEQVKGRTAAEIYGVSTQPAAVEGDDESDIVIKVRDLVRTYRLTKGVVFRRQIGEVRAVDGLSFDLPRGETLGIVGESGSGKSTTLHEILELSAPQSGSIEVLGTDVATLTPARRRELRRDLQVVFQDPVASLDPRLPVFELLAEPLQANGFSKTSIDARIVELLEIVGLRRADASRYAQEFSGGQKQRIGIARALALQPKILALDEPVSALDVSIQAGIINLLLDLQREFDLSYLFVSHDLSVVKHLAHRVVVMHRGAMVEYGDADDIFAHPQHEYTQKLLAAIPQPDPTRR
- a CDS encoding ABC transporter permease, whose protein sequence is MTGTDTSARSGVKPEEFASRRALVLRRFARNRAAMASLIVLALLFIGCYALPPLLPWSYTELDFYALQDPPSTDHWFGTNALGQDLLAQILRGMQKSMLIGVCVAVISTGIAATVGSIAGYFGGWRDRTLMWVVDLLLVVPSFILIAILTPITKGSANVALLIVLLAGFSWMVSSRMVRGLTMSLREREFVKAARYMGVSSSRIISRHIIPNVASILIIDAALNVAVAILAETGLSFLGFGIQPPDVSLGTLIADGTKSATTFPWVFLFPAGVLVLILVCANLTGDGLRDALDPGSANLRRGRKKKIKS
- a CDS encoding ABC transporter permease, with translation MTRFLARRLLNYLVLLALASFLTFSLTSLTFTPLNSLLQRNPRPPQAVIDAKAAELDLDKPIPLRYAHWVAGAVRGDFGTTVTGQPVADELWRRIGVSLRLLIIGSVLGTVIGVVVGAWGAIRQYRLSDRVITLLSLLVISTPTFVIANLMILAALNVNSVLGLQIFSYTGETSPDAIGGPWNQFIDRLQHLILPSVTLALGAIAGYSRYQRNAMLDVLGQDFIRTARAKGLTRRQALFKHGLRTALIPMATLFAYGVAGLVTGAVFVEKIFGWHGMGEWVVQGIATQDTNIVAAITVFSGAVVLLAGLLSDVIYAILDPRVRVT
- the cysN gene encoding sulfate adenylyltransferase subunit CysN, which encodes MATLLRIATAGSVDDGKSTLIGRLLYDSKAVMEDQLAAVERTSRERGNDYTDLALVTDGLRSEREQGITIDVAYRYFATAKRKFIIADTPGHIQYTRNMVTGASTAQLVIVLVDARHGLLEQSRRHAFLASLLGVQHIVLAVNKMDLIDWDRQRFEAIRDEFHAFAARLDIHDVTTIPMSALNGDNVVTKSDKAPWYDGPSLLSHLEDVYIAGDRNLVDVRFPVQYVIRPQTKEHADHRSYAGTVASGVMRPGDEVVVLPSGKTSRITTIDGPTGPVTEAFPPMAVSISLADDVDISRGDLLARPQNQPMPTQEFDAMVCWMADDNALEPGRDYIIKHTTRTTRARVGALDYRLDVNTLHRDKSATALKLNELGRVTLRTQVPLLLDEYSRNAATGSFILIDPDTNVTVAAGMVRDTAPTAGRAASPNTVRHQSLVTAGDRLTKGRTLWFTGLSGSGKSSVAVLVEQKLLEHGSPTYILDGDNLRHGLNADLGFSMADRAENLRRLAHIATLMADAGLTVLVPVISPLEEHRELARKVHTDQDVDFFEIFVDTPLEDCERRDPKGLYKKARAGEITHFTGIDSPYQRPKNPDLRLTPDRECDELAQQVVDLLEGQR